A section of the Clostridium omnivorum genome encodes:
- a CDS encoding metallophosphoesterase, translated as MKIGVMSDTHRHYSSINEGIKLLGDIDELIHLGDNTDDVEVIRRSFTGKIYNVKGNCDFSSSIPSERIEIIEGKKFFITHGHRYDVKYDLLNLRYRAEELGADVALFGHTHQSYISYEQGIWIVNPGSVSLPRDNVKSIAVIEITDEGINPYLRCIK; from the coding sequence ATGAAAATAGGAGTAATGAGTGATACCCATAGACATTATTCATCAATAAATGAAGGAATTAAGCTGCTAGGGGACATAGATGAGTTAATTCATCTTGGAGATAATACCGATGATGTTGAAGTTATTAGAAGAAGTTTTACGGGTAAAATATATAATGTAAAAGGAAATTGCGATTTTAGCAGTTCAATACCTAGCGAAAGAATAGAAATTATAGAAGGAAAAAAGTTCTTTATAACTCATGGACATAGATATGATGTAAAATATGATTTGCTTAATTTAAGATATAGGGCAGAGGAGCTTGGGGCAGATGTAGCATTATTTGGGCATACACACCAGTCCTACATATCCTATGAACAAGGCATATGGATAGTTAATCCTGGAAGCGTATCTCTTCCAAGAGATAATGTAAAAAGTATTGCAGTTATTGAAATTACTGATGAGGGAATAAATCCGTATTTAAGATGCATAAAATAG